The Erinaceus europaeus chromosome 4, mEriEur2.1, whole genome shotgun sequence genomic sequence AGGTCACTCTCACACAGACTCACAAGTCCTCAGACAAAATCCTCTTGTCTTTGTAGCTTCTAGCACTAGATTTTACTCAGTACTGATCAGTCCCCTGTGTTaccgtatgccagagctgagcagtactttgggtaataaagaaaaggaaaagtaggggaaagaaaaaagacaagaaggGTTTTATAATTGGGTAATACTACTTTGGTGCTGGGATTACAGGGCTCTGATCTTAAGATCGGAGacagtctccttctccttctccttctccttctccttctccttctccttctccttctccttctccttctccttctccttctccttctccttctccatcttcttctccatcttcttcttcttcttcttcttcttcttcttcttcttcttcttcttcttcttcttcttcttctccttcttcccctccttctccttcttcttttccttcttctccttcttccttttcttctccttcttctcctccttcttgttctcattcaccttctccttcttcttcttctccttcttcttcttctgtccagggaaataaAGTGGCAATATATTCATAAAAACAGCTGTTTGGTGCTGTCCTTGGTCCTGCCACTGTTATGATACTTTAGCTTTTCTTGGTCAGATAGAtctcttactattattttttttcctccagcattattactggaactcagtaccagcactatgaatccacccagCATTcgcctcccccattttttttctatattgttcaataggacacagagaaattgaaagaggaggggagatagaaagggagagagagagtgattcaggaggtggcacaaggactctcaagcatgagaaagggagagagaaagaaagacacccgaagacctgcttcatcacttcaaCCCTTCATCACAtctctcatcaggagaacaatgtagaaaggctcccaccacacagccccactgctaggccactgaggtgtagatcttctcctgaatttcctggtcagttctctgttcccagacatcagcacagggcctccccctgctgttccagcctctgagggcagtagcaatggtgaCTCACAGTTgcgtttggtgagtcttaggggagccctctcctccctttagcagtctttttgctggtaaaacagactgttggtggtgcctcaactggtaaactgccagagtgttaccagctgctcagtctctctttaggctcctccctgtccacaaaccacacatgtttgcacttactggtgttttggtggtttcctgaagttctagtcctgccttgtggtcccaggtggtctcctttggtatttattcctagttgacctgggagaggagaggagaagagaggaggaacaCAGTTGCTGCTTCACTATAGCCCCTTCTCTGTAACAAATAAAACTCAGTTTTTAACTTTCTCTTCTTGAATCCATTTTATACAAAATATGAGGTGTAAATGTCATATATTTTTGGCCCCCAAGCCAGACTGTTGACATTTCGACCAACAGCTTTGTTTACAGGTCAATTATAGGCTAGATAGAGAGTCCTCTGTTCTGTAATGGTTGGCTGATAAGCTATGTGGTTAATATTGGTGCTTTTTTGGTGTAACTGATGTAGCTTTGGTTCTTAGCCAGGGATTGTGATTAATATAATGATTAACTTTATAGCTGACGGGAATATCCAGTTTTAAACTTTAATATACATTTTCTATTATAGGTAGAAAAAGAATCTGTGTCCTTTTAAAGGTTTAATATAGAAACAATAGATAAAGtgcttttattaaaatatttaaagcaaaAAAAGTTATGTGACAATAATTTAACATGTAGCTAGTTAAAATtgacttgttttacttcttcttccttAAATGGTAGGCAGGATGTTGATTAATCTAGTGAATTGTGCAGACCTAAAGACATAGGAATATTTAAGAAACTTGTAGTATCTCCAgtgtctttctttcatcttcctcTGATGTTCTCCTCACTAGGCCACATTTGGATTTCCCTTCTTCATAAACACACTAGACATATTGGGTTAGGACCCACCCAACTTTCATGAGACTTCATTAAAACTGATTGTATCTGCAGTAGCCCTATATTCAATTAAGGGATTACAAgtctagaaagaaaaattaatttctgAATGCCTGGGACATTTCtctctaaacatttttctttgctATAAATGCATACACAGCATGCACATGCATAGTTCAAGCACATATGCCACTTATAAAATTAGAATCACACTGTATtttgcaagcaaaaaaaaaaggaaataaatagtaaAGATCTTATACCTAAGAAAAATGtttgatgggagttgggtggtagcacagtgggttaagcgcaggtggcacaaagcacaaagcacacggacccaataaggatcctggttagagcccccagcttcccacctgcaggcagtgaagcaggtcttcaggtatatctatctttctctccccctctctttcttcccctcctctctcgatttctctgtcctatccaacaacaacgacaacaataaagcagcaagggcaacaacagggaataaataaataaatatttcttttaaaacaaaaaatgtttGAAAGTCTCTGAAAAGCATACCATATTGACTATttcatctagttttttttttttgaggctctttctaaataataatatttattttaccatcagcatccagagagggaggaggaaaaggagagggacatatggaggtagtaatgttgtcatgagtggcttggaggggaagagaggattggatcaggaataAAAAGGGGgctataaatgtggacagatagttgtagcaacgatggctggcccatgtctacaacctttgggaactgcagtggcttgcagcggggagagtgaagattcagaaccctggtggtgggaatggagtggatttatacccctgctgacatgtaattttgtaaatcaatattaagtcactaataaaatttaagaaaaaggaaaaatattttagatacagacagagaaaagttgagagggaatggggagagagagggagagacatctatagcactgtttgactgttcatgaagcttcctccctccggGTGGAGACTGGGAACCTGAATTTGGGTTGGGTCCTTGTGGACCGGaatgcctttttttgtttgtttgttttgctttggtgccagcactatgaatccatcaatccaggcagccttttattttattttttaattattattctaatttattttccaggacagagagaaagtgagaggggaggggagacagtgaaggagagagaaagaaaaacagacacccgctaacctgcctcaccactcgtgaagtgtcccccccagcaggtgaagGGAgtgtgaggctcgaacccaggtccttgtacatggtgatatatgtACCACCATCCGCCTccgccaccacccccacctccccactgaAACTAATGCCTTGAAAGTCTTCTACCCAAGGACATGTCTTCAGTTACACCAGAGCTCATAGAGCCAATATTGAGTTGTTTTCCTCAGGAGCCCTGATTTAACCTGTCTCAGGATGGTACTCGATTATTCCAGTATAATCATCTGCATGGTTTTTTAGTGCTATAATTGTGGAAAGCTGATATCAGGATCTTAAAAGTGGCACAGCTCATTTTGAAACGGTTAGTGCCTTATAATAGCAAGAATACTGGGCTCATTGTGCAGCAATAATGGAAACTACATTTGCAAAAGACTTGCAGTAATAGAACATTCTAAAAtgcgagaaatggagaaaagcacaCTGGGAGAGAAAGTCATGTTTTATTCACAGAATTTGGGGCTGTCTGTGCTTTTGGGAAGGCAGGGGAAAGTTGAGTGCTGCGCCAGCCCAGGGTTGCAAGCATTGAAGTGGGGAGTCATCAGTCACTGGCATCAGAAGAGAGTGTGGGAGGCGGGTGGGCATCAGCCAGAGTTGTCGCATTGGAAAGTTCCTTTTGCTCTTTAGAATGAGTTAGCATTTTGTTAATGAAAACCGGTGTTCCAACAAATGCGTATATCTTTATAATTCAGCCTAATGATTTGGCTCCTTTCCCGTTGTGTGTGACATCTGATTGATAGCTGATTTTAAAAGCatgttcagaaaaaaaatctattaaagtCGATTCCGCTGTAGTTCACCAATATAGGTTTTAGTTCAACTGTAGGCTGATttaactcccccttcccctttcataattttatttattgttcacATCCAGCATATACAGACTTACAGATAACTATGATCAAATAGAGTGTAAGGATTCTGGGACTTTCTCAACTGTGTGAATTGACCCAACAAATGTTGCTTTGAGTTGGGGATATTTCCTGTGTTAATTCAAATTTTTTGGTAAGGCTTCAATTAAGTATTTCTTTTGTCAGCTTAATTCACATAATTTAAGAGCATTCTGCTTAAAACTTTAAAGATCTGTAGGCTGGGCTGTAGTGAAACCAGTtatgtgcacatatcaccatgcacaggacctgggttcaagcccccactccccacctacagggaggggatacttgcaagtggtgaagcaggtctgcagatttctctctctctctctctctctatctatctatctccccatccttctcagtttctctctgttctgtcaaataaaacaggaaaaaataaataaaaaaaagggaaaaatgacctcgATAACATAGAGTCGgctccaggccccagtgataaccctggtgacaataaattaaaaaacaaaacaaacagacaaaaaccttCAAAGATTAAACAAAGCTGTGAAAGTGCCAGGACAgcagggaagaaaaaataatgaattagCTCTCTTGTGTCTAGCTCACAAGAATGATTTTAGTTATGTGTGTGTTCACACAAGGAGCCACCTTTGTTCTGTTCCTTTCAGAAGACAAAATTGCTTTCTGAAATGTTCCCCTTTGATTTGGAACTGTTGACTCGAGGAGCTAGACTGGTAGGTATCTGTACTTTTTCTGCAGCCttgctgtatttattattggggtTGTTCCTGTCACTCTTTCTCTTGGGGACCCAAGACAAGAAAATGAAAGCATCTCAGAGCAGCTCTATCTAAATCATGTGTGACTTCTCCTCCAGCCAACTCTGAAAACAACACAAGCCATGGTTTCATCGCACTGAGAGCCTCGTGTCTCAAGTGTATATGAGACACATATCAGATAGGAGCAAAGGGACAGGGGACACTGGGGCAGGAAACTCAATGAGACTCTTGGCGCTTGCCTCCTCATAGCAGACAAAGATAGCTCTCTTCCATCCATTCtcttcttacttctttctttctcactttctcccttttcttttcccttccctcccctcccctcccctcccctccccttccctttcctcccctttccttcttactttcttttgtcaccaggattacccCTGGAGCTTGTGCATAACGGATATACCACCACTCACgccatttttgctgttgttgtttccattttgaaagagacagacaatgagagggaatggggagacagagagatacctgcaacattatttcaccacttctgaagctcctccctccccccccctcaggtggggactggaggcttgaattctgttccttgcacatggtaaaaggGTTTGTTTAACCCCATGCACCACTGTCCAACCCCTGATATATCACTTCAATGGGCAGGCATCCCATTGAATCACTTCAATGGCAtctggtttcttcttcttctagcgtttgcccttcttccgtagccagtcaacagcatcaggttgagcctgatgtaaagtttcgagacctcctttgaatctggagaggtggcagtcgttgactatgtgggtcatagtctgtctggagccgcaggggcagttcgggtcatctctggctccccagcgatggaacatagcggcgcaccggccatggcctgttcgatagcgattgaggagggcccgatcataacgtgctaggtcaaagccgggttgacgcttgcaggggtctgtgatgaggtgtttgttctttacctcggctgactgccaactctgtttccaagagactggaacagagaagttcagtgtaggcgtagggaccagattgggtgacgagacgtcaagcgttggacagggtgggcgaagatctccgcgtatattggcaggtccggttgagcgtagatgtgggaaatgaacttagatgatgccgcatcccgacgaatatctggtggggcgatgttgctaagaactggcagccatggaaccggggtggaacggatggttccagaaattatcctcatggaggaatataatctgGTTTCTGTATCGCTGTCAAGGGTTACACTGTGGTTTCATGAGACTACGGCCTGTTGTGGTGAATCTTTCTGTCCAGTGACTCTAGTTTGCACCTGTCATCCTTCCTCTTGTTGCTCAGCTCCTCTTATTTCTTGgcaatagaattttttaaaccaAATTCATGACTATCTATGGTCATTTTATGCAAGTATGGAGGAAGCAATTCTTGGCATTGAAACCTACTCGGCAAATGTGTTGTGGTGAGGCTGATAACATTAATTCTATCTCCTTGTCCTTACTCTTCAAATAACAaagcccttttaaaaatattttcaaaatacttCTATCTATTTAatattagaacagaaagaaattgagaggggaaggggagacatggagagagagagataaagagagagacagagagacacctgcagccctgcttcaactctcaggaagctttccccctgcaggtgggaaacaggggcttgaacccgggtccttgttcactgtaatgtgtgcgcttaaccaggtgcgccaccacctgtcccctatgACAAAGCCTTTTAGAGAGGAGTCTGAGTCACTTATCATTTAGGAGAGGTCAAGAACATATAATAAGACCATATACTTTGAAGGCTGCCTCAGTTCAAATTCACCTCcgcatcccccccaaaaaaaaaaaacccactatagCAGTGTGGCTGGGGCTGGGTCACCCTATGAATTGGTTTCCCAAACTGTAGCGATATAACACAATCATGTTTTCAGAATTATTCAGAGGGCTAAATGACTATCACAAGATGAGGCACTTAGCATAATGTCAGGCCCCTGTAAGTGATTAGCTTGCATTGCTTGCTGAAGGTACTTGGAGTTCTGATATCCTAATGGACATCATGCAAAGCCAgcaaaatccagagaattctccTAATTACAGAACCTCTCCCACCCTACTCTTTTTCCAGTTTCTTCTCCCACCTCACCTAAATTTGAACTTGTATTCATTCAGTCAGCAGAGACTGGTGGTTTTGTTTATTCTTGATATGCAGTACTAGTATATGcttacattttcttttcattatctttatttattggttagaaatagtcagaaatcaagagggtggggggagatagagaggaagagatacagagatccttgcagacctgcttcgccactcacaaagctttccctctgcacatggggaccgggggctcaaacctgggtccttgtgctttgtaacatgtgagctcaaccaggtgtgccaccacccaggccatggtatatatactttaaaaaaaataacgaaCTAATAATTCTATTATTATCCCATGTTCAAATACCTGTGGACTCTTCCCTGGCTTCCAGTTCTGatgaagctgggggggggggcgcaggcgTGTAAGTGAGGTGATCCAGTGGGCAATGCCCTCTATCCATCATTCTGTCAGAACTTGACTGAATTCCTTGGACCAGTCAGTATGTTGCTGGGCACATGCtatggacatggagttctgggatGCATTTGCTCCAGCATCTGTGTCCTTCCCAAGCATCTGGGCAGGAAGCAGGAAAGTCTGTTGCGATTTCCATTTGAAATTTTGTTATTTGTAAGTTAACATCTGGTGTGCAGTGTGGTTGGATATTTGTGTCATACTGACCATTTGAAAAAGACCAATCATTCTAAAGTCTGAAAAATTCTGGGAGGCAGTTCTGCAGCGATGCTCCTGACATCAGAATGAaatgtgttattgttgttgttgtcattgctggccACCAGGGATTTTGCTGGGGCTTGCACAttgactccactgcttctggtggccatttttttccctttcattttggatagagacagacagaaataggacGAGAGAACATCTGCAGTACGGCTCCACCTCTCATGaggctcccccactgcaggtggggaccggggagttgaacccaggcctttggacATTGTGATGTGTACACTTCACTCATTGCTCTACCACCTGATCCCAGAGGGGACTTTAAACTTACTGAATCTGCTAACCTCattttatctcccccccccccaatagattGATGTCCTCAAAGCTGATCTGGAAAGTGCGGAATGGAAAGTTCTGGAAAATCTCATTCTGGAGGACGTGCTTGGACAGATCGGACAGCTCGTCTTTGAGGTCCATCTGCACTGGCCTGGCTTTGAGGTCAGTGGCAGGGATAGCAGTGTGGTGCGCTTCTGGTACAGCCTCCTCAAAGAGTTAGAACGAAAGGATTTCAGACTTTTTTACAGCTACAAAGATTTATCTAAACCTCAGCTCTTTCTGAAGAAAGACCTTTTCAATGCAAGTAGCAGTTATACTCTAAGTTGGGTGAATACCAGATGGAAATAGAACTCCGGACCTTATCGAGGACTCAGTGATGTGTTTGCAGAATGGAACATGATTCTGCTTATGTCCGCCTGTCCACCTCCCCTGTGGCCCATTCGAGGCAGGGACTGTGCAACGGCCTTTGTTGAACAAACACACGTACAGCCTGCCAATTGCTGTTGAAGAATCGAGTGCCGCATTGTCAACCTCCATCAGCCCGGCCCTGGCCGCTTGTCTTTGACAGTGTCGGAGATGCTGCATCCTCCTTTACTTCACCTTGAAAGATAATCCTCCATGTACCCCAGTGCTTATAAATGTTTTATGTTTCCACTATCCGGGAGTTCATTAACATAAAAAGAAATTGCATACATTTCTGTTGTTACTGCCTTAATGAGAGTCTTAGGTTTGTAATCTGCTGCTGAAAATAGCAAGtcacggggccgggtggtggcacatctggttgtgtgcacatgctacagtgtgcaaggatctgagttcaagcccccagtttccacctgcaggggggaagctttatgagtggtgaagctgcaggtgactctctgtctctcttcctctctctctttctctcttttttcctccagggttattgatggggcttggtactgACACTGCAAATCCACTCCTGGTAGCCGTTTCGCCCACTCCCATTTtatcagaacagaaagaaattgagaggagaggtaaagatagatgacagatacatagacagacagacctgcagatctgctttaccactcgtgaaactccccccctgcaggtggggagccaggggctcgaacccggatccttgtgcaggtccttgcacttagtagtatgtgtgcttaaccaggtgtgccaccacccagccctgtgtctctcttcctctctgtctccccttttcctcctgatttccatttttatccaataaataaatataattttttaaaaagaaagagaagagcaaaCAGCAAGTCACCTCTTCACGGTTCCCTTTGCTCACCTTGTTAGGAACATTCTCTGCAGCCTTGCAGATTCCAGTTCCCACCCGCAGCTTTTGCTGAGGTCTTACGGCGTCTTTACAAGATATGGTCATATTCATGCAGGCTTAAGAGGTAACAAGACTTTCTGAATTAGCTATGCAGGTTTTTTCAAAACGTTAACAAGGCTTTAATTTAAAAGTTTATTGTGcagaggtcgggcagtagcgcactggattaagcccacatagtgcgaaatgcaaggactggcgcaaggatcccggtttgagcccctggcaaacctgaagggggggtcgcctcacaagcggtgaagcagttctgcaggtccctgcgctttgcaccacgtgctcctaacccgctgcaccaccgcccgactccgcacacctggttaagtgcatgttaaccatacgcaaggacccaggttcaagcccctggtccccacctgcagggggaaacttcacaaatgatggagcagtactgtaggtgtctctctctccctccctctctacccccttccctctaaatttctctgtcatattaaattaaataaatttttaaaaagatttttaaattcacagtattgtttttttgcttttatttatttgtttttatttttatacatttttatttataaaaaggaaacactgacaagacccataggataagagggtacaactccacacagttcccaccaccagaactgcgtatcccatcccttcccctgatagctttcctgttctttaaccctctgccagtatggacccagggtcatcatgggatgcagaaggtggctgcttaacagtccttgtgctttgcaccaagtgcgcttaacctgctgcactacctcccggccccctggttatttttttttgttttttgttttttgagacaAATTCTAAATAAATCACAAATGCACCCACCACATCCACCTACTCTGCAGCCTGTTCCAGAGTTGCTTGTGcttattttgttcttatttctaagACTGTCCTTCACTCCCTTCAGGGATAGTTTGAAATTTTTGATGAATATGCTGACTGTTGCTATGGTTTCCCTGCCTCTAGAATTTATTATGCTTATTGTGTAGGCCAGGGCTTCTTCAACTCAGCGCGCTTGTCATTTCAGGCTGGATGATGTTTTGCTGGGAGAGAGAGGGTTGGTCTGTGCATGGTCAGTGGCTTAGCATTCCCCCTGGCTCCCTTGTGTAAGTGCCAGGAACACTGCCCCCGCTCCCCTCAGTGATGACAGCCACATATGGCCCCCAACAGTGCCAGGTAGCTCCTAAAGGGAAAGTCACATGATGCTGGGGAGAAGCACAGGCAAGACGGCGGTCAGGGCAGCTGCAAACATCACACACAGCAGACAAAAATgcaaaaagcaaagacaaaattAAGAGCACcactttttcatatttttgctttgtttttatgtgtgtgtgtgtgtgtgtgtgtgagagagagagagagagagagagagagagagatgcagagacaggcactgaaagaaataccagaacattgctcaactctggtttatggtggtatggtggtgctgggaattgaacctgggaccttggagcctcaggcctctcAGTCTTTTGCATAGCATTATACTATCTGCTGGGCCCTAGAGCTCCAGTTTCTGAAGGGTTCATGTGTGTGTCAGGTGCTGTGTATAGATAGATCATCACCAACTCTCCTGCTAACCACACAAGGCAGTGTGCTTTTCTCAGTTGCACAGGTGAGGAAGTTCTGAGTCATCCAACCAGTGAGGGTGGGgcactggttgaacacacacgttaccatgtgcaatgatctgggttcgagcctctcacTTCTCACCTTCAGGGGATACTTCACAGGTGGCCCacaatactacaggtgtctctctccctctgtgacttcccctcccttctcagtttctgtctctatccaataataatgataattaataataaaaagtcaTTTAGATAGTGTCTAGCAGGGCTTCGTAGCTCAGTCTGTCAGATCCCGAAACCTATGCAATTCTCCATGATATTTCCTCAGTAACCTCTAACAAGGTTAACtgctgccttttatttattttttcctgccatcaggattataaatGGGACTCACTCCACTgatccatatgaccatttttctgtttttacttaaggtttctgttttttttttttaattggtgatttacaagatcatagaTAAGAGTATAgttccccacccaccaccacgaAAATTCTGTGGTGCCACCTCCACCCCACTTCCTACAATAACCACATTTTCCCCAAGATCTTCAAGACAAGttggctatttttctctttcctcctcctcttcttcttcttcttcttctccttctcctcctcctcctcctccttcttcttctgcttttttttttttttttgcctctagggttatctgcttctggaggctattttttcccttttgttgccctagttgcttattgttgttattatttatttttgccagtgttgctggataggacagagaaatcaaaagaaatggggaagacagacgggggagagaaagacagacaccagcagacctgcttcaccgcctgtgaagcgactcccctgcaggtggggagctgggggctcgaaccaggattcttaggccagttTTTGAGCTTCACACCTTgtacatttaacccgctgtgctaccgcccaactcccctatttttcttctctctctctcttttttttttttttttgaaaattcctgTATTTTGGTACTGGGTGGTAGGCATCCCTGGTTGAGTACAattgttacagtgcgcaaggtctcaggtttgagcccttggttcccacctgcaggggggggaagcttcacaagtggtaaagcagtgctgtaggtatttctctgtctccccttcttgatttctggctgtctctatccagtaattaaataagggtaaaaaaaaaatcaaaaagaaatttcttttgtgttttatttttccatattccacacatgagtgaaccATCCAATAATCGTCTTTCCCTGCCCTCCTTCACTAAGCAGAGTTAGCTCCAGTGTcatttattttgtcccaaaggacacaataactTCTTTTAGCTGTAAGTAGTGCTCCATTGAGTGTATGTCCTAgaaattctttatccagtcatctgttgatgatggaccttttttcttgttttgataGTTTAAGATAAGGAAGCTTtcctcttgaaggtggggacatatggggagtggggaggcttgaactcaggtcctcacacatgctgACAAGTGTGCTCTGCCATGTGTACCACCCAATTCCAtgggtatgtgtgtctgtgtgtgtgtccagtcCCTATTTATGGTACTGaggaaaataaacacacacacagacacacacagacacatacacacacacatatacacacacacacatacacacacacacaaacacaaacacacacacacacacatatagagagtTGGGATCATCTTCCTAACACGCAGGTTTAACTTATCCAACGTCCTTATTAAAAACACCTGCCAAGTGGAGGCTACCTGAGGAAATATGGGTTGAAGCAACTTCACTGACAGTATATTCTGCTTGCCAGAAAAGCTCTTGAAGATCTGGAAATGCTTCTTGGCTCTAATTCATCCCAAGTCGTTGGCACTTTGCTGCCAGATTTTAGAAAAGACACAGTCCCTTGGAATTGCAGCATGAGTCTCCTGCCTTTCAAACCAGTCT encodes the following:
- the METTL24 gene encoding probable methyltransferase-like protein 24 isoform X5 yields the protein MANDGCEVHRFDPSVRSAHSLESQRLWHHRMSVDWRDPHPALAAQKLRSNTRKLGTILNEFGHQKIDVLKADLESAEWKVLENLILEDVLGQIGQLVFEVHLHWPGFEVSGRDSSVVRFWYSLLKELERKDFRLFYSYKDLSKPQLFLKKDLFNASSSYTLSWVNTRWK